The following coding sequences are from one Streptococcus sp. NPS 308 window:
- a CDS encoding beta-class carbonic anhydrase: MSYFEQFMQANQAYVALHGKLNLPLKPKTRVAIVTCMDSRLHVAQALGLALGDAHILRNAGGRVTEDMIRSLVISQQQMGTREIVVLHHTDCGAQTFQNESFQEHLKHELGVDVSGQDFLPFQDVEESVREDMQLLRESPLIPDDVAISGAVYDVDTGSMREVY; encoded by the coding sequence GTGTCGTATTTTGAACAGTTTATGCAAGCCAATCAGGCTTATGTTGCCCTTCATGGGAAATTAAATCTGCCACTTAAGCCGAAAACAAGAGTAGCAATTGTGACCTGCATGGACTCACGGCTACACGTCGCGCAAGCTTTAGGTTTAGCACTTGGGGATGCTCATATTTTGCGGAATGCTGGAGGCAGAGTAACGGAGGACATGATTCGTTCTCTGGTGATCTCCCAGCAACAAATGGGTACACGTGAAATTGTGGTGCTTCACCATACAGACTGTGGAGCTCAAACCTTTCAAAACGAGTCTTTTCAAGAGCATTTGAAGCACGAGCTCGGGGTTGATGTTTCTGGTCAAGATTTTTTACCATTCCAGGATGTTGAAGAGAGTGTGAGAGAGGATATGCAGTTGCTTCGAGAATCTCCACTGATTCCTGATGATGTGGCTATTTCAGGTGCGGTTTACGATGTGGATACAGGGAGTATGAGAGAAGTATACTAA
- a CDS encoding ribose-phosphate diphosphokinase, translated as MSFSDLKLFALSSNRELAERVAQEIGIELGKSTVRQFSDGEIQVNIEESIRGKHVFILQSTSSPVNDNLLEILIMVDALKRASAESVNVVMPYYGYARQDRKARAREPITAKLVANMLEVAGVDRLLTIDLHAAQIQGFFDIPVDHLMGAPLIADYFERRGMVGSDYVVVSPDHGGVTRARKLAEFLKTPIAIIDKRRSVDKMNTSEVMNIIGKVEGKTCILIDDMIDTAGTICHAADALAEAGAVEVYASCTHPVLSGPAMDNIQKSAIKKLVVLDTIYLPEERLIDKIEQISIAHLLGDAIVRIHEKRPLSPLFSIEKKI; from the coding sequence ATGTCTTTTTCTGATTTAAAGCTGTTTGCCCTTTCTTCAAATAGAGAATTGGCAGAGCGTGTGGCGCAAGAGATTGGGATAGAGTTGGGGAAATCGACTGTTCGTCAATTTTCAGATGGGGAGATTCAGGTCAATATCGAAGAATCAATCCGTGGAAAACACGTCTTTATCCTACAATCAACGAGCTCACCTGTAAATGACAATCTGCTCGAAATTTTGATCATGGTAGATGCCTTGAAGCGAGCTAGTGCAGAATCTGTCAACGTTGTTATGCCTTACTATGGCTATGCACGTCAGGATAGAAAAGCGCGCGCGCGTGAGCCAATCACTGCAAAACTCGTTGCAAACATGCTAGAAGTTGCTGGGGTAGATCGTTTGTTGACGATTGATTTGCACGCTGCACAGATTCAGGGATTCTTTGATATTCCCGTAGATCACTTGATGGGTGCTCCATTGATTGCGGACTATTTTGAACGTCGCGGCATGGTTGGCTCTGACTACGTGGTTGTCAGCCCAGACCATGGTGGGGTGACTCGTGCTCGTAAATTGGCAGAGTTTTTGAAAACTCCGATTGCGATTATTGACAAACGCCGTAGTGTAGACAAGATGAATACCAGCGAGGTGATGAACATCATCGGTAAGGTCGAAGGCAAGACTTGTATCTTGATTGACGATATGATTGATACAGCTGGAACTATTTGTCATGCAGCGGATGCACTTGCTGAAGCAGGCGCTGTTGAAGTTTACGCAAGCTGTACGCACCCAGTTCTTTCTGGACCAGCTATGGACAATATCCAAAAATCAGCTATTAAAAAATTGGTTGTTTTGGATACTATCTACCTACCAGAAGAGCGTTTGATTGATAAGATTGAACAAATTTCGATTGCTCATCTCTTAGGAGATGCCATTGTACGTATCCACGAAAAACGCCCTCTTTCTCCATTATTTAGTATCGAGAAAAAAATCTAA
- a CDS encoding CoA-binding protein, producing MSQEFINPSDGVVRQYLATSKTLAVVGLSDREETTSNRVTKEMQARGYKIIPVNPKAAGGEILGEKAYASLAEIPFPVDIVNVYRRSEFLPDVARDFLKADAKIFWAQLGLESLEAEEILRAGGCDDIVMNRCIKREHTRLILEQ from the coding sequence ATGAGCCAAGAATTTATCAATCCAAGTGATGGTGTGGTACGTCAGTATCTTGCAACCAGTAAAACGTTAGCGGTAGTGGGTTTGTCCGATCGTGAAGAAACAACTAGCAATCGAGTGACTAAGGAAATGCAGGCTCGGGGCTATAAAATCATTCCAGTCAATCCCAAGGCTGCAGGTGGCGAAATCTTGGGAGAAAAGGCCTATGCAAGCCTAGCTGAGATTCCTTTTCCTGTCGATATTGTCAATGTTTACCGACGTAGCGAGTTTTTACCAGATGTGGCGCGAGATTTTCTCAAGGCTGATGCCAAGATTTTTTGGGCACAACTAGGTCTAGAAAGTCTAGAAGCGGAAGAAATCTTGCGTGCTGGAGGATGCGACGACATCGTGATGAATCGCTGTATCAAGAGAGAACACACACGCTTAATTCTTGAACAATAA
- a CDS encoding YeiH family protein: MSFLSKNGAGILACLLISFISWYLGGFFPVVGAPIFAIFAGMLLHPFLSSYKQLGAGLTFSSKKLLQYAVILLGFGLNISQVFAVGQSSLPVILSTISISLIVAYLFQRFFALDTKLATLIGVGSSICGGSAIAATAPVIHAKEKEVAQAISVIFFFNVLAALIFPTLGTWLHLSNEGFALFAGTAVNDTSSVTATASAWDSLYQTNTLESATIVKLTRTLAIIPITLFLSYWQSRQQKNSQGFQLKKVFPLFILYFILASLLTTLLTSLGVSGSIFTPLKQLSKFLIVMAMSAIGLKTNLIGLIKSSGKSILLGGLCWIAIILTSLGMQALIGIF; the protein is encoded by the coding sequence ATGTCATTTTTATCAAAAAATGGGGCAGGAATCTTGGCCTGCCTTCTCATTTCTTTCATATCCTGGTACTTAGGAGGTTTCTTTCCTGTCGTCGGAGCACCTATCTTTGCGATTTTTGCGGGGATGCTCCTCCATCCTTTTCTCTCTTCCTACAAGCAACTGGGTGCTGGCTTGACCTTTAGTTCCAAGAAATTACTTCAATATGCCGTTATTTTGCTCGGTTTTGGTCTCAATATCTCGCAAGTCTTCGCAGTCGGGCAATCTTCGCTCCCTGTTATCCTCTCCACCATTTCGATTTCCTTGATTGTTGCCTACCTCTTCCAGCGCTTTTTTGCTTTGGATACTAAACTGGCTACCTTGATTGGAGTGGGGTCTTCGATCTGTGGTGGTTCTGCCATTGCTGCGACAGCGCCCGTTATCCATGCCAAGGAAAAAGAAGTCGCCCAAGCCATTTCCGTTATCTTTTTCTTCAATGTCTTAGCCGCACTCATCTTTCCAACTCTAGGAACCTGGCTTCACCTATCAAATGAAGGCTTCGCCCTCTTTGCAGGAACCGCAGTCAACGATACTTCTTCTGTAACGGCCACAGCCAGCGCATGGGACAGTCTTTATCAGACCAATACCCTTGAGTCTGCAACCATTGTTAAACTCACACGCACCCTTGCCATTATTCCTATCACGCTCTTTCTCTCCTACTGGCAAAGTCGCCAACAAAAAAATAGCCAGGGTTTCCAACTAAAAAAAGTCTTCCCACTTTTTATCCTTTACTTTATCTTGGCTTCTCTCCTAACAACTCTCCTTACCTCTCTCGGTGTGTCCGGTAGTATCTTTACCCCTCTTAAGCAACTCTCCAAATTCCTTATCGTCATGGCCATGAGCGCCATCGGTCTCAAAACCAATCTCATTGGATTGATCAAATCCAGCGGCAAATCCATTCTTCTTGGAGGCCTTTGCTGGATTGCCATCATCCTTACCAGTCTTGGCATGCAGGCATTGATTGGTATTTTCTAA
- a CDS encoding pyridoxal phosphate-dependent aminotransferase has product MDLTKRFNKQLDKIQVSLIRQFDQAISEIPGVLRLTLGEPDFTTPDHVKEAAKRAIDQNQSYYTGMSGLLTLRQAASDFVKEKYQLDYNPENEILVTIGATEALSATLTAILEEGDKVLLPAPAYPGYEPIVNLVGAEIVEIDTTENGFVLTPEMLEKAILEQGDKLKAVILNYPANPTGITYSREQLEALAAVLRKYEIFVVCDEVYSELTYTGENHVSLGTMLRDQAIIINGLSKSHAMTGWRLGFIFAPAAFTAQLIKSHQYLVTAANTMAQHAAVEALTAGKNDAEPMKKEYIQRRDYIIEKMTALGFEIIKPDGAFYIFAKIPAGYNQDSFAFLKDFAQKKAVAFIPGAAFGRYGEGYVRLSYAASMETIREAMKRLEEYMREA; this is encoded by the coding sequence ATGGACTTAACCAAGCGCTTTAATAAACAATTAGATAAGATTCAAGTGTCCTTGATTCGTCAGTTTGATCAGGCCATTTCAGAGATCCCTGGAGTTCTGCGTTTGACCTTGGGAGAGCCTGACTTTACAACGCCAGATCATGTCAAGGAGGCGGCCAAGCGAGCGATTGACCAGAACCAGTCCTACTATACAGGGATGAGCGGTTTACTGACCTTGCGCCAGGCAGCTAGTGATTTTGTAAAAGAAAAATACCAGTTGGACTACAATCCTGAAAATGAAATCTTGGTTACTATCGGAGCGACAGAGGCTTTATCTGCTACTTTGACAGCTATCTTAGAAGAAGGAGACAAGGTACTCTTGCCAGCTCCTGCCTATCCAGGCTATGAGCCGATTGTCAACCTAGTTGGGGCAGAGATTGTCGAGATTGATACAACTGAAAATGGTTTTGTCTTGACTCCTGAAATGTTGGAAAAAGCAATTTTGGAGCAGGGGGACAAGCTCAAAGCAGTTATTCTCAACTATCCAGCCAATCCGACAGGAATTACCTATAGTCGGGAGCAGTTGGAAGCCTTGGCAGCTGTTTTACGTAAATACGAGATTTTTGTGGTCTGTGATGAGGTCTACTCAGAATTGACCTATACAGGGGAAAATCATGTATCATTGGGAACTATGCTGAGAGATCAAGCCATTATCATCAATGGCCTGTCTAAATCGCATGCTATGACAGGTTGGCGTTTAGGTTTTATCTTTGCTCCTGCAGCTTTCACAGCTCAGTTAATCAAGAGTCACCAATATTTGGTTACTGCGGCAAACACCATGGCCCAACATGCTGCAGTAGAAGCCTTGACTGCTGGTAAAAACGACGCAGAGCCTATGAAGAAGGAATACATCCAGCGTCGAGATTACATTATTGAGAAGATGACAGCTCTTGGCTTTGAAATTATCAAACCAGACGGTGCCTTCTATATCTTTGCTAAGATTCCAGCAGGTTACAATCAAGACTCCTTTGCTTTCCTCAAGGATTTTGCCCAGAAGAAGGCTGTTGCCTTTATCCCTGGTGCTGCCTTTGGTCGTTATGGAGAAGGCTATGTTCGTCTGTCTTATGCAGCCAGCATGGAAACGATCAGGGAGGCCATGAAACGACTTGAGGAGTACATGAGAGAAGCATGA
- the recO gene encoding DNA repair protein RecO, whose protein sequence is MIQSITSQGLVLYNRNFREDDKLVKIFTEQAGKRMFFVKHAGQSKLAPVIQPLVLARFLLRINDDGLSYIEDYHEVMTFPKINSDLFVMAYATYVAALADASLQDNQQDAPLFAFLRKTLELMEEGLDYQVLTNIFEIQILTRFGIGLNFNECVFCHRVGQAFDFSFKYGACLCPDHYHEDEKRCHLNPNIPYLLNQFQAIDFETLKTISLKAEIKQELRQFMDQIYEEYVGIHLKSKKFIDSLADWGQLLKEEDK, encoded by the coding sequence ATGATCCAGTCTATAACGAGTCAAGGTCTCGTACTCTACAATCGTAACTTTCGGGAGGATGATAAGCTGGTCAAGATCTTCACCGAGCAGGCTGGTAAGCGCATGTTTTTCGTCAAACACGCTGGTCAATCCAAACTAGCTCCTGTTATTCAGCCCTTGGTGTTGGCACGGTTTCTCTTGCGAATCAATGATGATGGACTCAGTTACATTGAGGACTATCATGAGGTGATGACCTTTCCCAAAATCAATAGCGACCTCTTTGTCATGGCTTATGCGACTTATGTTGCGGCTCTTGCAGATGCCAGTTTGCAGGATAATCAGCAGGATGCTCCCTTGTTTGCCTTCTTGAGAAAGACTCTAGAGTTGATGGAAGAGGGTTTAGATTATCAGGTTTTGACCAATATTTTTGAAATTCAAATCTTGACCCGATTTGGAATTGGGCTCAATTTTAATGAGTGTGTCTTTTGCCATCGGGTAGGTCAGGCCTTTGACTTTTCTTTCAAATATGGAGCCTGCCTCTGTCCAGACCATTACCATGAGGACGAGAAACGTTGCCATCTGAATCCCAACATCCCTTATCTGCTCAATCAATTTCAGGCTATTGATTTTGAGACCTTGAAGACCATTTCGCTTAAGGCCGAAATCAAGCAAGAGCTACGCCAATTTATGGATCAGATCTACGAAGAGTATGTTGGGATTCATCTAAAATCAAAAAAATTTATTGATTCCCTAGCCGACTGGGGACAATTACTAAAAGAGGAAGACAAATGA
- the plsX gene encoding phosphate acyltransferase PlsX: MKKIAVDAMGGDYAPQAIVEGVNQALADFSDIEIQLYGDESKIKQYLTATERVSIIHTDEKINSDDEPTKAIRKKKNASMILAAKAVKEGEADAVLSAGNTGALLAAGFFIVGRIKNIDRPGLMSTLPTIDGKGFDMLDLGANVENTAQHLHQYAVLGSFYAKNVRGIAKPRIGLLNNGTESSKGDPLRKETYELLVADESLNFIGNVEARDLMNGVADVVVTDGFTGNAVLKSIEGTAMGIMGLLKTAITGGGLRAKLGALLLKDSLKGLKKQLNYSDVGGAVLFGVKAPVVKTHGSSDAKAVYSTIRQIRTMLETDVVAQTAREFSGE, from the coding sequence ATGAAAAAAATCGCAGTAGATGCTATGGGGGGCGATTACGCACCTCAGGCCATCGTTGAGGGTGTCAATCAAGCTCTAGCTGACTTTTCAGATATTGAGATTCAACTCTATGGAGATGAAAGTAAGATTAAGCAATATCTAACAGCGACAGAGCGTGTCAGCATTATCCATACGGATGAGAAAATTAACTCAGACGATGAGCCGACAAAAGCTATCCGTAAGAAGAAAAATGCCAGCATGATATTGGCGGCTAAGGCAGTCAAAGAGGGAGAGGCAGATGCTGTTCTTTCCGCAGGAAACACAGGTGCCTTGTTGGCAGCAGGATTCTTCATCGTGGGTCGTATCAAGAATATCGACCGACCTGGACTTATGTCAACATTGCCAACTATAGATGGAAAAGGCTTTGATATGCTTGACCTCGGTGCCAATGTAGAAAACACTGCCCAGCACCTCCATCAATACGCTGTTCTCGGCTCCTTCTATGCCAAGAATGTTCGTGGGATTGCAAAACCACGTATTGGTTTGCTTAACAACGGAACAGAAAGCAGCAAGGGAGACCCGCTTCGTAAGGAAACTTACGAATTGCTAGTAGCTGATGAAAGTTTGAACTTTATCGGAAACGTGGAAGCGCGTGATCTAATGAATGGCGTTGCGGATGTTGTCGTGACAGATGGTTTCACGGGAAACGCAGTGCTCAAATCTATCGAAGGGACAGCTATGGGAATCATGGGCTTGCTCAAGACAGCTATTACAGGTGGTGGGCTTCGAGCAAAACTTGGTGCTCTTCTCCTTAAAGATAGTTTGAAAGGTTTGAAAAAACAGCTCAACTATTCAGATGTTGGAGGGGCAGTCTTGTTTGGTGTCAAAGCACCTGTTGTTAAGACCCATGGCTCAAGCGATGCCAAGGCTGTGTACAGTACGATTCGTCAGATTCGTACCATGCTAGAAACAGACGTAGTTGCTCAAACTGCGCGTGAATTTTCAGGAGAATAA
- a CDS encoding acyl carrier protein, producing the protein MTNKEIFDRIVTIIQERQGENFVVTEALSLKDDLDADSVDLMEFVLTLEDEFGIEISDEEIDHLQSVTDVIETIKGKI; encoded by the coding sequence ATGACAAACAAAGAAATTTTTGACCGTATCGTGACCATTATCCAAGAAAGACAGGGAGAAAACTTTGTCGTGACAGAAGCCTTGAGTCTGAAGGACGACCTCGATGCAGACTCAGTGGACTTGATGGAGTTCGTCTTGACGCTAGAAGATGAATTTGGAATCGAAATCAGCGATGAGGAAATTGACCATCTTCAAAGTGTAACAGATGTAATCGAAACCATTAAAGGTAAAATATAG
- a CDS encoding class IIb bacteriocin, lactobin A/cerein 7B family has product MTNFDKMEQNFVALTEEELMDVDGGAWPIVAWVIANPVTAAKIAGGITAVGIAGYNYVTGRW; this is encoded by the coding sequence ATGACAAACTTTGACAAAATGGAACAGAACTTTGTAGCTCTTACTGAAGAAGAGTTGATGGATGTGGATGGGGGAGCATGGCCGATTGTAGCTTGGGTGATTGCTAATCCTGTGACAGCAGCTAAAATTGCTGGTGGAATTACTGCAGTAGGAATTGCAGGTTATAATTATGTGACGGGTAGATGGTAA
- a CDS encoding class IIb bacteriocin, lactobin A/cerein 7B family codes for MEKSILEFETMTNTDLQEIQGGAFPLLIPVAVGFVKGFVYTGGAILTTRALFSGK; via the coding sequence ATGGAAAAATCTATTTTAGAATTTGAAACAATGACTAATACGGACTTGCAGGAAATTCAAGGGGGAGCCTTTCCCCTTCTTATCCCTGTGGCAGTCGGTTTTGTAAAAGGATTTGTATATACAGGTGGAGCTATTTTAACAACTCGAGCACTCTTTTCAGGTAAATAG
- the comA gene encoding peptide cleavage/export ABC transporter ComA has product MKFRKRHYRPQVDQMDCGVASLAMVFGYYGSYYSLAHLRELAKTTMDGTTALGLVKVAEEIGFETRAIKADMTLFDLPDLTFPFVAHVLKEGKLLHYYVVTGQDKKHIYIADPDPGVKLTKISRERFAQEWTGVSIFMAPSPGYKPHKEKKQGLLSFLPILLKQHGLITNIVLATLLVTLINIVGSYYLQSIIDSYVPDQMRSTLGIISIGLVIVYILQQILSYAQEYLLLVLGQRLSIDVILSYIKHVFHLPMSFFATRRTGEIVSRFTDANSIIDALASTILSIFLDVSTILIISLVLFSQNMTLFFISLLALPIYTVIIFAFMKPFEKMNRDTMEANAVLSSSIIEDINGIETIKSLTSESSRYQKIDKEFVAYLKKSFTYSRAESQQKALKKVAQLLLNVAVLWLGAILVMDGKMSLGQLITYNTLLVYFTNPLENIINLQTKLQTAQVANNRLNEVYLVASEFEFEEQKTVEDLSMMKGDMTFKQVHYKYGYGRDVLSDINLTIPQGSKMAFVGISGSGKTTLAKMMVNFYDPSQGEISLGGVNLNQIDKKALRQYINYLPQQPYVFNGTILENLLLGAKEGTTQEDILRAVELAEIREDIERMPLNYQTELTSDGAGISGGQRQRIALARALLTDAPVLILDEATSSLDILTEKRIVDNLMALDKTLIFIAHRLTIAERTEKVVVLNQGKIVEEGNHADLLARGEFYAHLVNS; this is encoded by the coding sequence ATGAAATTTAGGAAAAGGCACTATCGTCCCCAGGTGGATCAGATGGATTGTGGCGTGGCTTCCTTAGCCATGGTATTTGGCTACTATGGTAGTTATTACTCCTTGGCTCATCTACGAGAGTTAGCCAAGACGACCATGGATGGGACGACCGCTTTGGGACTTGTAAAGGTGGCAGAGGAGATTGGGTTTGAGACGCGGGCTATCAAGGCGGATATGACGCTCTTTGATCTGCCAGATTTGACCTTTCCTTTTGTGGCTCATGTGCTCAAGGAAGGGAAATTGCTCCACTATTATGTGGTGACAGGTCAGGATAAAAAGCACATCTATATCGCTGATCCAGATCCTGGTGTCAAGCTGACCAAGATTTCCCGTGAGCGATTTGCGCAAGAGTGGACAGGGGTTAGTATTTTTATGGCACCATCTCCGGGCTATAAACCTCATAAGGAGAAGAAACAGGGGCTCCTATCCTTCTTGCCGATTTTACTCAAACAGCATGGCTTAATTACCAATATCGTCCTAGCGACACTCTTGGTAACCTTGATCAATATCGTGGGTTCCTACTATCTTCAGTCCATCATTGATAGTTACGTGCCAGACCAGATGCGTTCGACCTTGGGCATTATCTCAATAGGACTAGTCATCGTCTATATTCTCCAGCAGATTTTGTCTTATGCGCAGGAATACCTCTTACTTGTTCTGGGTCAACGGTTGTCTATCGATGTGATTTTGTCCTACATCAAGCATGTTTTTCACCTGCCGATGTCCTTTTTCGCGACACGCAGGACAGGAGAAATCGTGTCTCGTTTTACAGATGCCAATAGTATCATTGATGCGCTGGCGTCGACCATTCTGTCGATTTTCCTAGATGTGTCGACGATTTTGATTATCTCGCTTGTCTTGTTTTCACAAAATATGACACTCTTTTTCATTAGTCTACTTGCGCTTCCCATCTATACAGTGATTATCTTTGCCTTTATGAAGCCTTTTGAAAAGATGAATCGGGATACCATGGAAGCTAATGCGGTTCTGTCTTCTTCTATCATCGAGGACATCAACGGCATTGAGACCATTAAATCTTTGACCAGTGAGAGTTCGCGCTATCAAAAGATTGACAAGGAATTTGTGGCTTATCTGAAAAAATCTTTTACCTATAGTCGGGCAGAAAGCCAGCAAAAGGCTCTGAAAAAAGTTGCCCAGCTCCTGCTCAATGTTGCCGTTCTCTGGCTGGGAGCTATTCTGGTCATGGATGGGAAAATGAGTTTGGGCCAGCTGATTACTTATAATACTTTGCTTGTTTACTTTACCAATCCTTTGGAAAATATTATCAACCTGCAAACCAAGCTTCAGACAGCGCAGGTCGCCAATAACCGTCTTAACGAGGTTTATCTAGTAGCTTCGGAGTTTGAGTTTGAGGAGCAGAAAACAGTCGAAGATTTGAGCATGATGAAGGGAGATATGACCTTTAAGCAGGTTCACTACAAGTATGGCTATGGTCGAGATGTCTTGTCGGATATCAATTTGACCATCCCGCAAGGTTCTAAGATGGCTTTTGTGGGGATTTCAGGTTCGGGTAAGACCACCTTAGCAAAAATGATGGTTAATTTCTACGATCCAAGTCAGGGAGAGATTAGTCTGGGTGGTGTCAATCTCAATCAGATTGATAAAAAAGCCCTGCGCCAGTACATCAACTATCTGCCTCAACAGCCCTATGTCTTTAACGGAACGATTTTGGAGAATCTGCTCCTTGGAGCCAAGGAAGGGACGACGCAGGAAGATATCTTACGAGCAGTTGAATTGGCTGAGATTCGGGAGGATATCGAGCGAATGCCACTGAATTATCAGACAGAATTGACTTCGGATGGGGCAGGTATTTCTGGGGGACAACGACAACGAATCGCTTTGGCGCGTGCTCTTTTAACGGATGCGCCTGTTCTGATATTGGACGAGGCGACTAGTAGTCTAGATATTTTGACGGAGAAGCGGATTGTTGATAATCTCATGGCTTTAGACAAGACCTTGATTTTCATCGCCCACCGCTTGACCATTGCTGAGCGAACAGAGAAGGTTGTTGTCTTGAATCAAGGCAAGATTGTCGAAGAAGGAAACCATGCAGACTTGCTTGCTCGAGGCGAATTTTACGCTCATTTGGTCAATAGCTAG
- the comB gene encoding competence pheromone export protein ComB: MKPEFLESAEFYNRRYHNFSSRVILPMSLLLVFLLGFAVFAEKEISLSARATVEPSRIIANIQSTSNQRIVANYLEENKLVKQGDLLVQYQQGAEAVQVEAYASQLEMLKDQKKQLGYLQSSLKEGSDQFPEADKFGYQEMFRDYLSQASSLRSNVSQQNASISSQNAAASQSQAEIGNLISQTEDKIRDYKTAKSAIETGAQLDSQNAAYSFYQTYKNQAGEDPQAKSQVIAQVDAQITQLESSLATYRVQYAGSGAQQAYATGLDSQLESLKSQHLVKVGQELTLLDQKILEAESGKKVQGGLLDKGKITASEDGVLHLNPETSESTMVAEGTLLAQLYPSLEKEGKTKLTAYLTSKDVARLKVGDSVRFTTSKDGNKELVLVSAITNIDATATKTEKGNFFKIEVETSLTPEQAESLRYGSEGRLTLITGKKSYLRYYWDQFLNRE, encoded by the coding sequence ATGAAACCAGAATTTTTAGAAAGTGCGGAGTTTTATAATCGTCGTTACCATAATTTTTCCAGTCGGGTGATTTTACCTATGTCCCTTCTGCTCGTATTTCTGCTAGGATTTGCAGTTTTTGCAGAGAAGGAGATTAGTTTGTCTGCCAGAGCAACTGTCGAACCTAGTCGAATAATTGCCAATATCCAGTCGACTAGCAATCAACGCATTGTGGCCAATTATCTGGAAGAAAACAAGTTGGTCAAGCAAGGGGATCTGCTCGTTCAGTACCAGCAAGGGGCGGAGGCTGTCCAGGTTGAGGCATATGCCAGTCAATTGGAGATGTTAAAGGATCAAAAAAAGCAGTTGGGGTATTTGCAATCCAGTTTGAAAGAGGGGAGTGATCAATTTCCAGAAGCAGATAAGTTTGGTTATCAGGAGATGTTTCGAGACTATCTCAGCCAAGCTAGTAGTCTTAGAAGTAATGTTTCTCAGCAAAATGCCAGCATCTCTTCTCAAAATGCAGCCGCAAGTCAGAGCCAGGCCGAGATTGGCAATCTTATCAGCCAAACAGAGGATAAAATTCGAGATTACAAAACAGCTAAGTCGGCGATTGAAACAGGAGCTCAACTAGATAGTCAAAATGCAGCCTACTCATTTTATCAGACTTATAAAAACCAAGCTGGAGAAGATCCGCAAGCTAAATCGCAAGTTATTGCACAGGTGGATGCACAAATTACCCAGCTAGAGTCTAGTTTAGCTACTTATCGTGTGCAGTATGCGGGTTCTGGAGCTCAACAAGCCTACGCAACGGGACTGGATAGTCAACTTGAATCCCTCAAGTCTCAGCACCTAGTCAAAGTCGGCCAGGAATTAACCCTTTTGGATCAGAAAATTTTGGAGGCAGAGTCGGGTAAGAAAGTCCAAGGAGGTCTGCTGGATAAGGGAAAAATTACAGCAAGTGAGGATGGGGTGCTTCACCTTAATCCTGAGACCAGTGAATCTACGATGGTTGCAGAAGGAACTCTGCTAGCCCAGCTCTATCCATCCTTGGAAAAAGAAGGTAAAACTAAACTCACGGCTTATCTTACTTCAAAAGATGTTGCAAGGCTCAAGGTCGGTGATTCTGTCCGTTTCACTACAAGCAAGGATGGTAATAAAGAGCTCGTTCTTGTTTCTGCGATTACGAATATTGACGCGACAGCTACCAAGACTGAAAAGGGCAATTTCTTTAAAATAGAGGTGGAGACCAGTCTGACTCCTGAACAGGCAGAAAGTCTTCGCTATGGTTCAGAAGGACGTTTGACGCTAATCACAGGGAAGAAAAGCTATTTGCGCTATTATTGGGATCAATTTTTGAACAGAGAATAA